In Nodularia sp. LEGE 06071, the genomic window TGTTTTTATTTTGAGCTTTTTATTTGTTAATACTAATTCTTTCGCTACTGCCCAGCCGTAAAATCCGCTTGAGTGGAATGCACCAACCAGAATAAATGTAGAGCCAAATGTGAGTGAGAATAAGCCTGCCCAGGTTGGAAATCCCATCAGCATACAGCCACGAACAGCAGCAACTGACAAATTGAACAAAACGGATTCCAGTATGTATGAATGAGCTGTTAAACCAAAGAGAACATCCCAAGCCGATATACACCAGCGCGATTGCAATGAGGCAAACTGGACTACAGCGAAAATGGCTATGACTCTGTAGAAACTTTTTCGATAATACCCAATACTAGAGATATCACGAGAAAAATTACTTCAATAATATTTGCATTCGGATATTACCGAGAGAAAATGTTATAAAATAAGCTGTTATACAAAAGATAGACAAGTCAGGATTTAGCTTGTTCTCGGCAATATTTAGAGTGGAATCTTTGAAATGAAGCTTGTTAGTGCGGATGTCACAAATTTTAGGTCTATTGAGGATAGTAATAAATTTGAAATCGGGGATCTGACTTGCCTAGTTGGGAAGAACGAAGCAGGTAAAACTGCTATCCTTCAGGCCTTTTACGGCATTAATCCGTTTGCATCTTTTATTTACGATAGAACTCGTGACTATCCTCGTCGTCACCTTAGTCGTTTTGATGATCGACATACAGATGGTTACTCCAAAGTCATCGAAACACATTGGATTCTATCGTCTGCAGATATAAAACTCGTAAGTGACATTTATGGGACAGACGCGCTGAAAAACGATAAAATTACCATCTCTAGATACATTGGCTACAGTAAACAACACTGGAGTATTCCTTGTGATGAAATAGCCTGTCTAGATCACTTAATTAGTGAATTAGATTTGGATGAAGCAGAAAAAAATTCCTTAAAGAATGCCAAAAATGGAAAAGAAGCCCTTTCGATATTGAATGGGCTTTCTCAGCGTTCAGATAAGCTCGAAGAGTTACTCGCAACTTTAAGCGAATTAAAGGATGGTAGCTTTCATTCGGACATGATAGAAATTCTTTCTCCGAATATGCCAAAATTCTTTTATACATCGCATTTTGATCGAATGTCTGGAGAGATTTCAATTAATCAGATTGAGACTGATATTCAAGGAAATACGGTGAGTCCATCTGATCAAATATTTCTGGATTTTCTTGAGTACGCTGGCACTTCTATTGATGAGTTAAAGGGAGTGTCAAAGCACGAAGATTTGAAGGCGAAGTGTGAAGGAGCTTCAAACGAAATAACGGATGAAATATTTCAATTCTGGAGCCAGAACGACGCGCTAAAGGTGGTAATTGATATAGCCGAAGGCAAAGCTGGAGACAAGCATCCATTCAACTCTGGAACTATTGTCAAAATTCGTATTGAAAACAGCAATCATCGCGTGACTGTACCACTTTCTGAACGAAGTGCTGGCTTTGTATGGTTCTTTTCCTTCCTATCGCAGTTCAAACAACTTAAAAAGACTACGGGTAATGCCATTATACTACTGGATGAGCCAGGATTAACTCTACACGGAAAAGCTCAATCTGATTTGCTACGTTACATCGAGGAAAGGCTTCTTCCTGAGCATCAGGTAATTTTTACAACACATTCCCCGTTTATGGTACCTGCGGAGCGTATGGCAGATGTTCGGATTGTTGAAGATGTAATCAAGTATGAAGGCAGAAAGTCAACCGTACTAGGTACTAAAGTTTCTTCTGATGCATTATTCGTTGATAAAGATACGCTATTCCCGCTACAGGCTGCACTTGGATACGAAATCACCCAGTCACTTTTTATCGGTAAAGATACGCTGCTTGTCGAAGGACCTTCAGACATTCTTTATCTTCAAGCATTCTCTACAGCTTTAAAGAATCGCAAACGTGAAGGCTTAGATTCACGCTGGACAATATGCCCTTCTGGTGGGATAGATAAAATATCACCATTCGCCTCTTTATTTGGTGCGAACAAGTTGAATATTGCAGTATTATGTGATCTTGCATCTGGAGATAAAAGCAAGATAGAGAAACTAAGGAAAAGCCAAGTTCTGAAGGCAAGTCAACTATTTACAGCAGCAGATTTTACTGGTAAATCAGAGAGTGATATTGAAGACTTTCTACATCCAGAACTCTTTGTCAGACTACTAAACAGTGCCTATAGTCTTTCTGAGAAAAACATTCTTAGTGTTGCGAAGTTGGATGCGGCGTTAAATACAGAGCGCATTGTCAAAAAAGCTGAGGCTGTTTTCAGATTGATGACTCAGGATGTGCCAGAGTTTGATCATTTCTATCCCTCCGATTGGTTAATACGCAACCCAGCATTCTTGGTTGATAGCCCTGAACTTGATGAGACACTGAATTCTTTTGAAGAAGCGTTTCAAGTGATCAACAAAGTGTTGCAATAAGAAAGTTATATAAAAGCAAAATAAATTAACTAAGTTTATCAGTTCTAAAAATGGATCGGCTAGCACAAAGATAAATAATTGTGAAGCGAACAGTATATAACAACCGTATTGGAGCGGACTAGCTAAAAATTATAACCCACATTCCGCACTTCAAGAAGTCGTATACAAAAACTACACTTACGGGTAATTCAAAACTATAGTTTTAAAAAATTAAGTAAATCTCAAAAAATAAATTATGCACGCAAAAATTATAGCTTTTTGATTGTGTTGAAAAAGCCACTAAGGAAGTTTAATTCAAATTTTCAAACTAGTGATAAAAACACAAGACCCTAGAATAGGGAATTCTAGATGTGAAAACTAAGATAATAAATAATACTTTTGACAAAAAATAGGTAGAAATTGCAATATTCTACAACGTTCATCCGTTAAGTTAACATTACCAGAACCCCACTACTCACCTAACAGGTGGATAACTTGAGGGGGCGACAAGCATGGTCAAAACAAGATAGGTATAGCATTTCAGTAGTACCTGTAGTTAAAAATTGGCTGACTCAGCAAGTATAATTACCTCTATATATGTAAAGCTACAAATTTAATGACATCTGCTAACCCTGATTGAGTCTTTAAATTGGTGAAAATAAAAGGCTTATCACCGCGCATTTTCTGAGTATCTCTTTTCATTACCTCTAAATCTGCTCCTACATAGGGTGCAAGGTCAATTTTATTAATCACTAATAAATCAGATTTAGTAATACCGGGGCCACCTTTGCGGGGAATTTTATCACCTGCTGCAACATCAATGACATAAATTGTTAAATCTACTAATTCGGGACTAAAAGTAGCTGCTAGGTTATCGCCTCCACTTTCCAAAAATACTAAATCTAAATCAATAAATTGGTTTTCTAATTGTTCAATAGCAGCCAAATTCATCGAAGCATCTTCGCGAATCGCTGTGTGGGGACAACCGCCAGTTTCCACTCCCAAAATGCGATCGCTTGTCAAGGCTTGAGAACGTACCAAAAATTGAGCGTCCTCTTGGGTATAAATATCATTTGTCACCACAGCAATTTGATACTTTTCACGTAAGGCTTTACACAAAGCATCAACTAAAGCCGTCTTTCCCGAACCCACCGGGCCAGCCACTCCAACACGCAATGCACTCATTGTCTTCTATCTAACTCCTAAACAACCTTGTATACTGGGTTTCGTGCTGCATACTCGCTAAGGACAAACCCCAACTACAACAACTGAGTTGGTCATCTTCCAAAGCTAGTATTTTCCCTACATCTGTGCTAATTAATGGTTGTAACTCTAGTAATAGCTCTTGTCCTGCTGTTTGACCAAGAGGAATGAGTTTCACTCCCGCCGTAATCAAATTACTTGCCCAACTATGCAGATATCCCAATAAAGCAACTTGAATATTGATTTGCCAATGAGCGACAGCGATACCAAAAGCGATCGCATAATTGCAAGGATTACCCACAGCATTCACTAAAGGCATAATCTCTGGTTGTAGTTTACCAAGTAATTGGGTAAGCGATCGCCCCATCTGCCAACTAGATGCCCGTAATTCTTGGGTTTCTCTAGCAGCAGATAACCACATATTCCACCGACATAAACCTGAAATATCGCCTATAGTTGCCGATTTTGTAGACCTGACCATCACCGCCGCATCTAACCGAATTGCTCCATAATGTAGTTCTGCCTCTAACCAATGTTTGAGGCTGGCTTGATCAGAAATGATGCCCTTTTCCACCAGCATTTCTAAGCCTTCAGAATAGCTATATGCTCCCACAGGTAAACTAGGACTAGCTAACTGCAATATGTATAAAAAATTGGCATCAGTGAGGGTGATGGTGTCCATAAGCGCCTAATTCTGGCTGAAATGGTAAGGTTTCCTCTGTAATTTCTAGTCCAAGTTGTTCTAGCATTGTGCGTAAAACTGAATCTGGTAATAAGCGTAAATAGCTAGAGGTAATTTCTACGGGTACATGGCGATTTCCCAAATGGTATGCTGCGCGCATTAATAAAAGCGGTGTTTGAGCAAAAACTGTTAACACTGTTTCTGGTTTGGCAGTAATCCTAATTAAACTGCTATTAGTTTCGTCTTGTAAAATATCACCATCTCGCAGTGATGTTCCTCTGGGTAAACGCAAAAATACAACTTTGCCATCTTCCGTTTCAAAGCGATGACGACTGCGGGTGCGTTCTTCTGCTGTGAGTGCTAGGGTGAAAGTGACGGCAACATCAGGGTTAGACGGTTGACGTTGGGTTAAAGTCAGCATAAATCAAGTTTAGATGTCATATTAAGTGCGGTGTATTAGTTACTATTACCTAAATCATTTAACCCCTCCCCGCAAGCGAGGAGGGGAGATAACAGATTTACAAGCAAAATTTTTACACAGACACCAAGCGTCGTAAAGATTCAGCACGGCGCTTTGCAATGGTGTTATTGGGGGCAAATTTTAGCGCTTCTTCATACATTTGTAGCGCTTGGGTAGTTAATTTTTTCTTTTCGTAGGCGTGTCCGAGGTTATTTAGTGCTGTCACGTAGTCTGGTTTACGTTTTATAGCTTCTTTATATTGACGAATTGCTAAGTCATATTGCTCTTGACTAAAGTAAACATACCCTAGTCCGTTGTAAATAGGGGCGGTATCTTCTTCCTCTTCTTCTTCAGCAGCTTTCATAGCTTTTTGAAATAGTACTATCGCCTGAGAAAATATTTGTTTTTCTGAATAAATACTGGCTAACTCGTAATATTCTTGAGCAGTACCTTTTTCTTTCTCCAATTTCTTGCGTAACCTTGACAAGGCACTTTCACGCCTACGAGTTTTGAAAATTTGGCGGAAAACATTCACAACAGCGAATGAAAGCAGACCTACAAAAATTGCGAGATAAATAGTGACTAAATTTTTATCCATTGACTGCAAATATAAATATTAAAAGTTAGTTCTGTCTCTATTATCGGACACTGGGGAGATAGGGGAGATCAGGGAGATATTTCTTCACTTTATCGACTCTCTGATGGTAAGCCCCAATATTCAACACGTTTTTTGAGCCAACCTTCTGCTGTATATTGAGCGATCGCTTCATTGACTTGTCTTCTTAACTGATCATACTGCAATCCTTTGGGCATGACTACAGACAAGGGTTGAGTTGATAGCTTTGTGGGTAAAAGCCGATATTGGGGATATTGTTGCACCCAACCGCTCAGAACACTGGCATCGGCAGCAAATGCTACTACTGTATTACTTTCTGTGAGCGATCGCCCTTGTTGATATGAATCAACTCCAACTAACTCGGCTTTTGGCACATAGTAACGCACTTGGGCAATTGTGCTGGAATTTTTGATTACGGCTATTTTGCGGTTTTCTAAGTCACTTAGCTGACGTACAGAGGCATCTTTTGTGACTATGACAGCGCCATCAAAGTAGTAAGGAACACTGAAACTTACTAACCGGGCGCGGGATTCGGTGGCTGTGACTCTGGCGATCGCTAAATCAACTTTATTGTTTAAGACTACAGACAAGCGATCGCGGTTGGCTACTGGTTGGAATTTGACAGCATCCGCTTTCCCTAAAAAATCCAACGCCAGACGCTTCGCCAAGTCAATTTCTAAGCCTTGTAAATTACCGCCAACATCTTTAAATCCCAAGGGACGTAAGTTATCTTTAACGGCAATAGTTAAATACCCTCTTCGCTGAATTTCGGGCATTTCTGCGGCAGATGCCATAAATCCCCAGGAAAAGCAGACAAGACAAAATATAGTAGCGGATAATACCAGATGTAACGGATTAATTTTTAGCCATCTGTTATATCGGTACTTCATAAAAATAGACGGTATGGGGGAAACTCAGTCACGAAGCTTGCTTACAGGGAAGCGACACTCGCGATTTTAATTGCTGTAATCTTTATCGCCTTGGGATTGCTTCACTCGGTGTGCCTTTGTGTTGCACTTTCGATGGGACAATTACCATCTCAGGCTTGGCAATCCTGTACGCATAAAGGTTTGCTCAAATGAGCCTCCCATTTCTGGGGTAATGTTAGCTTCGTCAATGTTTTAAGAGCTTTTTAAATTTGCAACACTGTTTCAGTGACTTTAAAACTGTTTAATTGCAAATGACAGGGCAGGGAACTAGCTACGCATTCCAGGGTGTCATGACTCAAAAAACGTAGTCAGTGAAGACTTAGACTGGTCAATACAGCTTGCAATTTCTTACAAGCTCAGTCCCTATAGGGCTGAGTTATTGACCCGTTACCACCCTTATCCTTTAGCTTGAAGTGCCAATTCCGCAACCTTGCCGAAACAAGCTGGATCGAGAACTGCCAATTGTGCCAACATTTTGCGATTTAGTTGGATATCAGCTTTTTTCAGATTGCCGATCAACTGACTGTAACTCAAACCATGTTGCCTGGAAGCCGCATTGATCCGAGCAATCCACAGACGACGAAAATCGCGCTTTTTCTTTTTGCGATCGCGGTAGGAACTCCGTAGCGCCTTCATTACCTGTTGGTTGGCGGTTCTAAACAAAGTTGAATGGGAACCACGAAAACCTTTAGCTAATTTGAGAATTTTATTGCGGCGTTTACGAGCTACATTACCGCGCTTTACTCTGGTCATAGTCTATTTCCTGAAAAACTTACAAATAAGGAAGCATCAAACGCACGTTGTCTTCATCACGTTCGTGTACAAGTGTGGACTTGGACAAGCTACGCTTTTTGTTAGAAGACTTGTGTTCTAAAAGGTGGTTTTTGAAAGCTTTGCGACGCACAATCTTACCTGTACCAGTGGCACGGAAACGTTTTGCCGCAGCTTTACGAGTCTTGAGTTTAGGCATGGTCTGACTTTAATTCGACACAATCCATAATTATATACTATTATTTACAGATTTAAGTGGCTCAAGTAACGACACATTCCGGAAACTGACGTTTTAATGCCGGAAAAACCGGACAAGGCGCTTGTTCTTGTAAATTTTCTGGTTTGCTCCAGGTAAAGGGTGCTTTTTGTGATGCAGACATCCACAATAGCCGCTTTGCTCGTGTCATAGCAACGTAGAGTAAACGATACTCCTCAGAGGTTTTCAAATGTTCTGCCTGTTTCCACGCTTGGGAGACATCAGGTAGATCAGATTCGCCGTGCAGTGCAGTGCGAATTTGGGCGCGGGCTACTTCTGATAAAGTAAAGTCGCCTAAGAACTGGCTTTTGGGAGGAACCCAAAACTTACCAGGAATTAAGTTTTCGTGTAGAAAGGGCATAAATACATAGTCCCAATCCAACCCCTTGGCTTTGTGCATAGTGATAATCGTCAGTTGACCGCGACGGGTATAACGCGCGTCTAAATCATCTGTTTCCACTGGTTCAAACCGTTCAGAAGTGACGATTTCACTTAAAGCTGAGAGCATTGCTTCCATTGAATTGTTCTCCGTTATTTGCTGGTTTACCCGTTCGGCGAGTTTGTCAGCAGTTGCCAATTCGGCTTGGTCGTATTTTAAAGTTAAAGCCAGAAAGGCAATCAGTTGATACAGGGGCAGTTCTAACCGAGCGCGGAGTACACTACGACACAAATGTGCGGCTTTTTTGACTGTATCTGACTGGAGTTCTGCGAGGGGACTGGGATATAAAAATTCTTCTGGTACACTAGCGAGGGCGTTGAGGTCTTGGGTAGGAATTAATTGACGCTGTACCAATACTTCTAAAGCCGCTTTGAGGTAGTCAGGAGAATGGGGGCGATCGCAAAATTGCAATAATCCCAACATTTCTTGGGGGATATGAGAACGGCGATCGCTTTCGCCTACGTCATAAAGTGTAATTTTATGCTCCTTACACATAGGAGTTAACATCTCTGTTAGCCAGCGACCTTGACGATTTTCTCGCACCAAAATTGCCGCACTACTTTCTGTAGGGTCTTGAGTAAACAACTCAACTATTCTTTGGAACAGCAATTCAACTGTGTGATAAATATCGCGGGGTGTATAAAGTTCTAGTCCTCGTCCCACTGCTACTGGGTTGGCATTTGTTTGAGGATCGGCGGTATCAACGGGGCGGATGTTTTGAGAATGAAAGGGCGATGAGGGCGATTGCTGCTTTTTGAGTTGATAAAAGCTGTTTACCCATTCTAGGGCAAAGTTAGCGGCGGCGATGATAATTCTGGTACTGCGTCCGGCTTGATCCATTGTGGCTAATTTACCAAGGCGATCGCACACTCCGCAAAACTCCCGAAAATAAATCGGATCAGCTGGCGTAAAAGTCGAGTTAATCGCTTGATTAGGATCACCAACTCGCACTAGGTTGAGTCGGAAGTGGGATTGAGAAATTTCTTCTCCCCTGCCCCCTGCCCCCTGCCCCCCTGCTTCTTCTCCCTGATTGCTTGCTAAAATCTCTAACAGCTTCGTCTGCAAGGGGCTAGAGTCCTGGGCTTCGTCTTCAAATACTGCAAAAACTTGATTTTGCTCAATGCGACAGGCGCTGTCGTTTGCGAGGACGCGTAGGGCGGCTAAAATCATATCGTCATAGTCGATAAAGTCACGCGATCGCATGAAGTTTTGATATTGTTCATACAGTCCCGCCGCTACCCGTAAAATTCCATATTCATCTGTAGTTTTTTGACTCCACTCCCGCAGCTTCTCTGGCAATATTCCCGAACTTTTAGCTTCATGAATGACTGTAGTCGCCAAATCGGGTAAAACTTCGGTTCGCAACACTGACTGACGGCGTAATCTTTCTGTCTCTTCACCGTCAAATTGATGACCTTCAAGCAACCGAGAATAAGGTTCTGGATTGTGATTAATCCATTGTTCTACGGCTGTCCGAATAAAACGGTGGCTTTGGTTAGCTGTGATTAATGTGACATTTTCTAATTCTAAACCTGAGAAATTAGGATGTCGGCTAGCAATATTCAAAGCTAGACCATGCAGGGTATAGACAGCAAAGCCTGTGGGAGGTAAAGATAATTGTTTTAAGTAGTCACGAATTTTTAATTTAATAT contains:
- a CDS encoding AAA family ATPase, encoding MKLVSADVTNFRSIEDSNKFEIGDLTCLVGKNEAGKTAILQAFYGINPFASFIYDRTRDYPRRHLSRFDDRHTDGYSKVIETHWILSSADIKLVSDIYGTDALKNDKITISRYIGYSKQHWSIPCDEIACLDHLISELDLDEAEKNSLKNAKNGKEALSILNGLSQRSDKLEELLATLSELKDGSFHSDMIEILSPNMPKFFYTSHFDRMSGEISINQIETDIQGNTVSPSDQIFLDFLEYAGTSIDELKGVSKHEDLKAKCEGASNEITDEIFQFWSQNDALKVVIDIAEGKAGDKHPFNSGTIVKIRIENSNHRVTVPLSERSAGFVWFFSFLSQFKQLKKTTGNAIILLDEPGLTLHGKAQSDLLRYIEERLLPEHQVIFTTHSPFMVPAERMADVRIVEDVIKYEGRKSTVLGTKVSSDALFVDKDTLFPLQAALGYEITQSLFIGKDTLLVEGPSDILYLQAFSTALKNRKREGLDSRWTICPSGGIDKISPFASLFGANKLNIAVLCDLASGDKSKIEKLRKSQVLKASQLFTAADFTGKSESDIEDFLHPELFVRLLNSAYSLSEKNILSVAKLDAALNTERIVKKAEAVFRLMTQDVPEFDHFYPSDWLIRNPAFLVDSPELDETLNSFEEAFQVINKVLQ
- the ureG gene encoding urease accessory protein UreG, whose protein sequence is MSALRVGVAGPVGSGKTALVDALCKALREKYQIAVVTNDIYTQEDAQFLVRSQALTSDRILGVETGGCPHTAIREDASMNLAAIEQLENQFIDLDLVFLESGGDNLAATFSPELVDLTIYVIDVAAGDKIPRKGGPGITKSDLLVINKIDLAPYVGADLEVMKRDTQKMRGDKPFIFTNLKTQSGLADVIKFVALHI
- a CDS encoding urease accessory protein UreF, with translation MDTITLTDANFLYILQLASPSLPVGAYSYSEGLEMLVEKGIISDQASLKHWLEAELHYGAIRLDAAVMVRSTKSATIGDISGLCRWNMWLSAARETQELRASSWQMGRSLTQLLGKLQPEIMPLVNAVGNPCNYAIAFGIAVAHWQINIQVALLGYLHSWASNLITAGVKLIPLGQTAGQELLLELQPLISTDVGKILALEDDQLSCCSWGLSLASMQHETQYTRLFRS
- the ureE gene encoding urease accessory protein UreE; translation: MLTLTQRQPSNPDVAVTFTLALTAEERTRSRHRFETEDGKVVFLRLPRGTSLRDGDILQDETNSSLIRITAKPETVLTVFAQTPLLLMRAAYHLGNRHVPVEITSSYLRLLPDSVLRTMLEQLGLEITEETLPFQPELGAYGHHHPH
- a CDS encoding tetratricopeptide repeat protein, which gives rise to MDKNLVTIYLAIFVGLLSFAVVNVFRQIFKTRRRESALSRLRKKLEKEKGTAQEYYELASIYSEKQIFSQAIVLFQKAMKAAEEEEEEDTAPIYNGLGYVYFSQEQYDLAIRQYKEAIKRKPDYVTALNNLGHAYEKKKLTTQALQMYEEALKFAPNNTIAKRRAESLRRLVSV
- a CDS encoding transporter substrate-binding domain-containing protein, with translation MKYRYNRWLKINPLHLVLSATIFCLVCFSWGFMASAAEMPEIQRRGYLTIAVKDNLRPLGFKDVGGNLQGLEIDLAKRLALDFLGKADAVKFQPVANRDRLSVVLNNKVDLAIARVTATESRARLVSFSVPYYFDGAVIVTKDASVRQLSDLENRKIAVIKNSSTIAQVRYYVPKAELVGVDSYQQGRSLTESNTVVAFAADASVLSGWVQQYPQYRLLPTKLSTQPLSVVMPKGLQYDQLRRQVNEAIAQYTAEGWLKKRVEYWGLPSESR
- the rplT gene encoding 50S ribosomal protein L20 — translated: MTRVKRGNVARKRRNKILKLAKGFRGSHSTLFRTANQQVMKALRSSYRDRKKKKRDFRRLWIARINAASRQHGLSYSQLIGNLKKADIQLNRKMLAQLAVLDPACFGKVAELALQAKG
- the rpmI gene encoding 50S ribosomal protein L35 encodes the protein MPKLKTRKAAAKRFRATGTGKIVRRKAFKNHLLEHKSSNKKRSLSKSTLVHERDEDNVRLMLPYL
- a CDS encoding ATP-dependent helicase: MSDAHFTATVPQESLQSQLQSKILSIRNSLRPGQQQMADWQSGPLAISAVPGAGKSTGMAAAVAIAIARQYQISAESRPSSRRHIIVVTFTRSAAANIKLKIRDYLKQLSLPPTGFAVYTLHGLALNIASRHPNFSGLELENVTLITANQSHRFIRTAVEQWINHNPEPYSRLLEGHQFDGEETERLRRQSVLRTEVLPDLATTVIHEAKSSGILPEKLREWSQKTTDEYGILRVAAGLYEQYQNFMRSRDFIDYDDMILAALRVLANDSACRIEQNQVFAVFEDEAQDSSPLQTKLLEILASNQGEEAGGQGAGGRGEEISQSHFRLNLVRVGDPNQAINSTFTPADPIYFREFCGVCDRLGKLATMDQAGRSTRIIIAAANFALEWVNSFYQLKKQQSPSSPFHSQNIRPVDTADPQTNANPVAVGRGLELYTPRDIYHTVELLFQRIVELFTQDPTESSAAILVRENRQGRWLTEMLTPMCKEHKITLYDVGESDRRSHIPQEMLGLLQFCDRPHSPDYLKAALEVLVQRQLIPTQDLNALASVPEEFLYPSPLAELQSDTVKKAAHLCRSVLRARLELPLYQLIAFLALTLKYDQAELATADKLAERVNQQITENNSMEAMLSALSEIVTSERFEPVETDDLDARYTRRGQLTIITMHKAKGLDWDYVFMPFLHENLIPGKFWVPPKSQFLGDFTLSEVARAQIRTALHGESDLPDVSQAWKQAEHLKTSEEYRLLYVAMTRAKRLLWMSASQKAPFTWSKPENLQEQAPCPVFPALKRQFPECVVT